In the genome of Parafrankia irregularis, the window GCAGCTCGCGCCGCACAACGTCCGGCTGAACGCGATCCACCCGACCAACGTCAACACGCCGCTGATCCACAACGACCGGATCTACAGGACGTTCCGGCCGGACCTGGAGAACCCGACCCGGCAGGACGCGGAGCTCGCCCTGCCCGTCCTGCAGGCCATGCCCATTCCGTACATCGAGCCGGAGGACGTCAGCGCGCTCGTGCTGTTCCTCGCCTCCGACGACGCGAGGTACATCACCGGTCTGAACCTGCGTATCGACGCGGGCGGAATGCTGAAGGGCCAACCCGCTCTCTGAGCTCGCCGGAACCGCATCCCTGCCCGACCATCGACAGCCCCGCCGGCCCGCGGATGTGAGCCGGGCCGGCGGGCCACACGCCTCGAACGCACCCGCACCGGGACACCGGCGGCCGCTCTCGCCGTGCGCACCATCGCCGGCAGCGCTGTCGGCGCCATACTCGCCACGCTGCCCGCCCTGGCCGACGACCCGCACGCGGACCTGCCCGGCCTCATCGACGAGGCCCTGGGCTACCTGGAGACCGGACTACCTGTGTGAGGCGGCGATCTGCCGCCGGAAAAGCGGAAGTCGGCGGTTCGGCCCCACCTCTGCCCGCCACCTCTGCCCGCCACGTCTGACCCGGTGTTTCGACGCTCCGTCGAGCACCTTGGAGATCGTTGTCTGGCAACAGGTGTGGCAACGCGGAACCGCGGACGATGATCATGTCGCGTTTGATCTGGGCGAACATCGCCAGTATCTGGAGGAGCATGCGGCCGATGGGAACGGCAGCTCACATCCATGGTGTTGATCAGGCGGTGCCGATCTCGCGCTCCTGGTATTCGCGCGGTGAGAGTCCGTGGAAGCGTGTGAAGGCGGCGCTGAAGGTCGGCA includes:
- a CDS encoding acyl-CoA-like ligand-binding transcription factor, which produces MPARPSTAPPARGCEPGRRATRLERTRTGTPAAALAVRTIAGSAVGAILATLPALADDPHADLPGLIDEALGYLETGLPV